The Lutibacter profundi genome includes a region encoding these proteins:
- a CDS encoding SusD/RagB family nutrient-binding outer membrane lipoprotein, producing the protein MKKYNFLFLISVLLLLSNCTNDFEAINTNPNQPEVVTPNLLLSTVISSTVSRNALTGWNNGNIVSQLTAKINFTGFDRYDWGSESGLWNHYYGNLSEIEQILQISRNETSKNTSYEGIALVLRSWIYSNLTDNWGDVPFSEAIKGQTDGNFTPVYDSQEEIYTGVLADLVTAETLLEQGQPILGGDLLYNGDLLKWRKLTNSLRLRYLMRVSKRKDVSAEIRQIVTEGMIFTSNADNAVLKYAANSQVDSWPISIGRIGGFDEHRLSKTSETLLKDFEDNRLFSWFQPTDNKEDDPNLFAGMLNGLSEDNASTFNGGANNVSRLNQSFFYDAPDAVEAPLMQYAEVQFILAEAAQKGFILEDAKTFYENGVIASFEYWNTSQDFETYLSQEGVAYDGGLETIMTQKWLASFLVGLESWYDFRRTGFPSFIVPGQDNVNNNQVPVRFLYPDNEQTLNTENYQNAVSKMGSDDINVKGWWEK; encoded by the coding sequence ATGAAAAAATATAATTTTTTATTTTTAATTTCAGTATTGCTATTGCTTAGTAATTGTACAAACGATTTTGAAGCAATTAATACGAACCCTAACCAACCAGAAGTAGTTACTCCAAATTTATTATTGTCAACAGTAATTTCAAGTACGGTTAGTAGAAATGCATTAACAGGTTGGAATAATGGAAATATAGTTTCACAACTTACAGCAAAAATTAATTTCACAGGATTTGATAGATACGATTGGGGTTCTGAAAGTGGTTTATGGAATCATTATTACGGAAATCTTTCTGAAATAGAACAAATTCTTCAAATTAGTAGAAATGAAACCTCTAAAAATACAAGTTATGAAGGTATTGCACTTGTATTAAGATCTTGGATTTATTCAAACTTAACTGATAATTGGGGAGATGTACCTTTTTCTGAAGCTATAAAAGGACAAACTGATGGCAATTTCACACCAGTTTATGATAGCCAAGAAGAGATATATACAGGTGTTTTAGCCGATTTAGTTACCGCTGAAACATTATTAGAACAAGGACAACCAATACTTGGTGGAGATTTACTTTACAATGGAGACCTTTTGAAATGGAGAAAATTAACAAACTCATTAAGATTGAGATATTTAATGCGTGTTTCTAAGCGTAAAGATGTGAGTGCTGAAATACGACAAATTGTTACAGAAGGTATGATTTTTACTAGTAATGCAGATAATGCGGTGTTAAAATATGCAGCAAACAGTCAAGTAGATTCTTGGCCAATAAGTATTGGCAGAATTGGCGGTTTTGATGAGCATAGATTAAGTAAAACGAGCGAAACACTATTAAAAGATTTTGAAGATAACAGATTGTTTAGCTGGTTTCAACCAACAGATAATAAAGAAGATGACCCCAATTTATTTGCGGGTATGCTAAATGGTTTAAGTGAAGATAATGCTTCAACATTTAATGGTGGTGCTAATAATGTTTCTAGATTAAATCAATCGTTTTTTTATGATGCTCCAGATGCTGTAGAAGCGCCTTTAATGCAATATGCTGAAGTTCAATTTATTTTAGCTGAAGCCGCTCAAAAAGGGTTTATTTTAGAAGATGCTAAAACATTCTATGAAAATGGTGTGATTGCTTCATTTGAATATTGGAATACAAGTCAAGATTTTGAAACCTATTTATCTCAAGAAGGTGTAGCTTATGATGGTGGTTTAGAAACTATTATGACTCAAAAATGGTTGGCTTCTTTTTTAGTAGGACTAGAGAGTTGGTATGATTTTAGAAGAACAGGATTTCCTTCATTTATTGTCCCTGGACAGGATAATGTGAACAACAATCAAGTACCAGTTCGGTTTTTATATCCTGATAATGAGCAAACTTTAAATACTGAAAACTATCAAAACGCAGTTAGTAAAATGGGTAGTGATGATATAAACGTAAAAGGTTGGTGGGAAAAATAA
- a CDS encoding phosphonatase-like hydrolase — MIQLIVFDMAGTTINENNVVYKTLQKSINKFGYNFSLEEVLLHGAGKEKHQAIKDIIASQPSTKKNEVESLPIFNDFSELLKITYQNLEVATFPETELVFKKLKERGVKIALNTGYNRKTALQLLNKLNWKEGNQYDALITASDVEKGRPEADMIYKAMELFHISEARNVVKVGDSIIDIQEGKNAICGITIGVTTGAHTKEQLKSVNPTFIIDSLPELLQKLF, encoded by the coding sequence ATGATTCAACTGATTGTGTTTGATATGGCAGGAACTACTATTAATGAAAATAATGTAGTTTATAAAACATTGCAAAAAAGCATCAATAAATTTGGCTATAATTTTTCTTTAGAAGAAGTGTTATTGCACGGAGCCGGTAAAGAAAAACACCAAGCAATTAAAGATATTATAGCGTCACAACCTTCAACTAAAAAAAATGAAGTAGAGTCATTACCTATTTTTAATGATTTTTCTGAACTATTAAAAATAACATATCAGAATTTAGAAGTTGCTACATTTCCTGAAACTGAATTGGTTTTTAAGAAGCTAAAAGAAAGAGGTGTAAAAATAGCATTGAATACTGGCTATAATAGAAAAACAGCATTGCAATTATTAAATAAATTAAATTGGAAAGAAGGCAACCAGTACGATGCACTTATTACTGCAAGTGATGTTGAAAAGGGGAGACCAGAGGCGGATATGATTTATAAAGCGATGGAATTATTTCATATTTCTGAAGCTAGAAATGTAGTGAAAGTTGGAGATTCAATTATAGATATTCAAGAAGGGAAAAACGCAATATGTGGAATTACTATTGGTGTAACTACAGGTGCACATACTAAAGAACAATTAAAAAGTGTAAACCCAACTTTTATTATAGATAGCTTACCCGAATTACTTCAAAAATTATTTTAA
- a CDS encoding DUF5690 family protein, giving the protein MSKSKLYNIIHAVIASFGVYFCMYAFRKPFTIATFEAISYWGIDYKILLIIFQVLGYMLSKFIGIKVISELKPKRRGLFLVIMIFIAELALLLFAITPKPYNIIFMFLNGLPLGMVWGIVFSYLEGRRFTEILGVALSSSFIVSSGFVKTIGKYIMDNWHISEYWMPFVTGSLFILPFLFFTFLLEKLPKPDKEDQKLKTKRVPMSPKERKKLFLKFAFPIIILVLFYTSLTAFRDFRDNFARELWDALGYQGNASVYTTAEIPIAIAVLVILGSLGFVKNNMKAFLMYHYVLLFGTILIGISTWLFQIQVISPFVWMILTGFGLYSCYVPFGCIFFDRMVAVFKIKGNSGFLIYIADSFGYLGSMFILLYKNFGQPSLSWLQFFTYGTYIISVSGILITIMSLVYFIKKNKKNKEVASIEIQMA; this is encoded by the coding sequence ATGTCAAAATCTAAATTATACAATATAATACATGCCGTAATAGCCTCTTTTGGTGTGTATTTTTGCATGTATGCTTTTCGTAAACCTTTTACCATTGCAACATTTGAAGCTATTTCTTATTGGGGGATAGATTATAAAATATTGTTGATTATTTTCCAAGTTTTAGGCTATATGCTTTCAAAATTTATTGGAATTAAAGTTATTTCTGAATTAAAACCAAAAAGAAGAGGTTTGTTTTTAGTGATAATGATTTTTATTGCTGAATTAGCCTTGCTTTTATTTGCCATTACACCAAAGCCCTACAATATTATTTTTATGTTTTTAAATGGATTGCCTCTTGGTATGGTTTGGGGAATTGTATTCTCCTATTTAGAAGGAAGACGTTTTACAGAAATTTTAGGAGTTGCTTTAAGTTCAAGTTTTATAGTTTCATCAGGGTTTGTAAAAACTATTGGTAAATATATAATGGATAATTGGCATATTTCAGAATATTGGATGCCTTTTGTAACAGGTTCGTTATTTATTTTACCCTTTTTATTTTTTACTTTTTTACTTGAAAAACTACCAAAACCAGATAAAGAGGATCAAAAATTAAAAACAAAACGGGTTCCTATGTCTCCTAAAGAGCGAAAAAAATTATTTTTAAAATTTGCTTTTCCAATAATTATACTGGTGTTATTTTACACCTCACTTACTGCATTTAGAGATTTTAGAGATAATTTTGCTCGTGAACTTTGGGATGCGCTAGGCTATCAAGGCAACGCAAGCGTTTATACTACTGCCGAAATTCCAATAGCAATAGCCGTTTTGGTAATATTAGGTTCGCTAGGATTTGTTAAAAATAACATGAAAGCGTTTTTAATGTACCATTACGTATTACTTTTTGGAACAATCCTTATTGGAATTAGTACTTGGTTATTTCAAATTCAAGTTATTTCACCTTTTGTTTGGATGATACTTACGGGGTTTGGATTGTATAGTTGTTATGTGCCTTTTGGTTGTATTTTCTTCGATAGAATGGTTGCAGTTTTTAAAATTAAAGGAAACTCTGGATTTTTAATTTATATAGCAGATTCATTCGGATATTTAGGAAGCATGTTCATTTTATTGTATAAAAATTTTGGGCAGCCATCACTTTCGTGGTTGCAATTTTTTACTTATGGAACTTATATAATTTCAGTTTCAGGGATTCTTATCACCATAATGTCTTTGGTATATTTCATTAAAAAGAATAAAAAAAACAAGGAAGTAGCAAGTATTGAAATTCAAATGGCTTAA
- a CDS encoding phosphoglyceromutase, whose translation MKKIILSHFLLLFFGSIYAQEVTKTPNVILITLDGVRWQEVFTGIDTILLDNKKYTHKKEELLKKFGGKTLEEKRKKLMPFFWSTLVEKGQIYGNRTKNSFVNLTNNMVFSYPGYNEILTGQADDEHITSNSKIYNENVTILETLNQQPQYKNKVAAFASWDVFPYIINDKRSGVPVNAGYMNATGNHLTEREIFLNETQRQAPIIWESVRLDMFTHHYAKEYIKKNHPKIVYIAYGETDDFAHGGLFDMYIKSLYTTDTMIEDLWNYVQNDAFYKDNTYFIITTDHGRGVGAEPESLWTSHGKDVKQANETWLAVLGPNIEAKGEIENSPQIYTNQIAETILKIIGVDSKESNLGTPIISITH comes from the coding sequence ATGAAAAAAATAATATTAAGCCATTTTTTATTGCTATTTTTTGGAAGTATATATGCGCAAGAAGTAACAAAAACGCCAAATGTTATTCTTATCACTTTAGATGGGGTAAGATGGCAAGAAGTATTTACAGGTATAGATACAATTCTACTAGACAACAAAAAGTACACACATAAAAAAGAAGAACTTTTAAAAAAGTTTGGAGGGAAAACGCTAGAAGAAAAACGAAAAAAATTAATGCCTTTTTTTTGGAGTACTTTAGTTGAAAAAGGACAAATTTATGGAAATAGAACTAAAAATAGTTTTGTTAATTTAACCAATAACATGGTGTTTTCATACCCTGGTTATAACGAAATTTTAACAGGACAAGCAGATGATGAACACATTACAAGTAACAGTAAAATTTATAATGAGAATGTAACTATTTTAGAAACATTAAACCAACAACCTCAATATAAAAACAAAGTTGCAGCTTTTGCTAGCTGGGATGTTTTTCCATATATTATTAATGATAAAAGAAGTGGCGTTCCTGTAAATGCGGGTTATATGAATGCAACAGGTAATCATTTAACTGAAAGAGAAATCTTTTTAAATGAAACCCAGAGACAAGCTCCCATTATTTGGGAATCGGTTAGGTTGGATATGTTTACGCATCACTATGCGAAAGAATATATTAAGAAAAATCATCCAAAAATAGTGTACATAGCTTATGGTGAAACGGATGATTTTGCTCACGGTGGACTTTTTGATATGTACATAAAATCTTTGTATACTACAGATACTATGATTGAAGATTTATGGAATTATGTTCAAAATGATGCTTTTTATAAAGACAATACGTATTTTATAATTACAACAGATCACGGTAGAGGTGTTGGTGCCGAACCAGAATCATTATGGACAAGCCATGGAAAAGATGTTAAACAGGCTAATGAAACTTGGTTAGCAGTATTAGGACCTAACATTGAAGCAAAAGGAGAAATTGAAAATTCCCCACAAATTTACACCAACCAAATTGCTGAAACTATCTTAAAAATTATTGGTGTTGATAGTAAAGAAAGCAATTTAGGAACACCAATTATTTCAATTACACACTAA